A genomic stretch from Ignavibacteriales bacterium includes:
- a CDS encoding outer membrane beta-barrel protein — protein MSKLTATAVLFIAILSSGNLFCQSKLSDFSSQNSFGGIGLGPNIVIHNSRAGSNVFGFGFSVYGGHSFTDNLSAKAQFGYTTFVDDSDTQILDSPSSIDAPSDLDFTGGSMHMFSADLILRLGISSKQRFNPYLALGVGMAFESQDNSYVNMSAGGGINFNLNSLGTSLNLEALYNSSVNGNFPIRLFLAQTF, from the coding sequence ATGAGTAAACTAACTGCCACAGCAGTTTTATTCATAGCGATACTTTCCTCAGGTAATTTATTTTGTCAATCCAAACTTTCGGATTTTTCATCTCAGAACTCATTTGGCGGTATTGGTTTAGGACCGAATATAGTAATTCATAATAGTCGAGCCGGTTCTAATGTTTTCGGATTCGGTTTTAGTGTTTATGGAGGGCATTCCTTCACCGATAATCTTTCCGCTAAGGCACAGTTCGGGTATACAACCTTCGTCGATGATTCAGATACCCAGATTCTTGACAGTCCTTCTTCGATTGATGCGCCGTCGGACCTGGATTTCACTGGGGGGAGCATGCATATGTTTTCAGCCGACCTTATATTAAGGCTTGGTATATCATCAAAACAAAGATTCAATCCATACCTGGCATTGGGTGTAGGAATGGCGTTTGAATCGCAGGATAATAGTTATGTAAATATGAGCGCAGGCGGTGGTATCAATTTTAATTTAAACTCATTAGGAACTTCCTTAAACCTCGAAGCGCTCTATAATTCGTCGGTTAATGGAAATTTTCCAATAAGATTATTTCTTGCTCAGACATTTTAA
- a CDS encoding T9SS type A sorting domain-containing protein: MKKTIITVFGVLFCTFQISYSQTVSTLVPGPSTFDDCLTLDGDGNIYASRYVGTTITKITPAGMTSIFASGLSTPNGTAFGPDGYLYVPNNVNAGRIDRISPGGVVDTFITSIQYPTTVYFESDTSMLICSYQLNRIYRANISGSYSILYTGSGMNGPVDMDRDTDGNLLVANFTDGKIFRVDSAGTFNQIADLPGTLGFMVVANGYIYTTALQVNKIFRTSMNGDTVTFAGTGGAGQVNGPVSSATFSGPNGIAVTTTGDTLYVSDFNTRSLRMITGVTSGIININSSAPEGFDLKQNYPNPFNPSTKIEFSIPQKGFTSLKVFDSLGKEIETLVSETLSSGTYATTFNGSSLSSGVYFVRLQSNGNVITSKMMLIK; this comes from the coding sequence ATGAAAAAGACAATTATTACAGTCTTCGGAGTACTTTTTTGCACCTTTCAAATTTCGTATTCACAGACAGTCAGCACGCTCGTGCCGGGTCCATCGACATTCGATGACTGTCTCACGCTGGACGGCGACGGGAACATATACGCTTCACGCTACGTCGGGACAACAATAACAAAGATAACACCCGCGGGGATGACAAGTATCTTCGCAAGCGGGCTGAGCACTCCGAACGGAACAGCTTTTGGACCGGACGGCTATCTATATGTGCCTAACAATGTAAATGCCGGAAGGATAGACAGGATATCGCCGGGCGGTGTCGTAGATACATTCATCACCTCGATACAATATCCGACGACGGTTTATTTTGAAAGTGATACGAGTATGTTGATATGCAGTTACCAGCTAAACAGGATATACAGGGCAAACATTAGCGGGAGCTACAGCATACTTTATACAGGGAGCGGAATGAACGGACCTGTCGACATGGATAGAGATACTGATGGAAACCTACTCGTAGCGAATTTTACGGACGGCAAGATATTCCGTGTGGATTCGGCGGGTACATTTAACCAGATAGCGGATCTACCGGGAACGCTTGGATTTATGGTTGTCGCAAACGGTTATATATACACCACTGCTCTCCAGGTGAATAAGATATTCCGAACATCGATGAACGGAGACACGGTAACCTTTGCCGGAACGGGCGGGGCAGGTCAAGTGAATGGTCCGGTCTCAAGCGCGACATTCAGCGGTCCAAACGGGATCGCAGTAACAACCACAGGTGATACGCTATACGTGTCCGATTTTAATACGAGGTCACTCAGAATGATAACCGGTGTTACCTCGGGAATCATAAATATAAACTCATCAGCACCGGAGGGATTTGATCTTAAACAGAACTATCCGAACCCATTCAATCCATCGACTAAAATAGAATTTTCCATACCGCAAAAGGGATTCACTTCGCTAAAAGTATTCGATTCACTAGGGAAAGAAATAGAAACGCTGGTGAGCGAAACTCTTTCAAGCGGGACCTATGCGACGACATTTAACGGAAGCAGTCTTTCGAGCGGAGTGTATTTCGTAAGATTACAATCGAATGGAAATGTTATAACAAGTAAAATGATGTTGATAAAATAG
- a CDS encoding DUF1287 domain-containing protein — translation MLVILMIVSLSCGNKDNAPPLVKDSIEQKGDTIYGGELSENQRKVLEGAKKVLEERAEYDMTMGYYTTEYNEEGEYVGGKVFPGGDIDPKIGVCTDVVIRALRKGSVVDLQEALNKDIRASWSDYPMKKWNAKKPDPNIDHRRVPNLEVWLGKNWDELPATYNSEDYQPGDIVVWDLNQDGTHDHIGIVSDKIVNGRIYIIHNFPSPGYVAEEDVLDAWEVAGHYRIK, via the coding sequence ATGCTGGTAATTTTGATGATAGTATCGCTATCCTGTGGTAACAAGGATAACGCTCCACCCCTGGTAAAAGACAGTATTGAGCAGAAGGGTGATACGATATATGGCGGTGAGCTTTCTGAGAATCAGAGGAAAGTGCTCGAAGGAGCGAAGAAAGTTCTCGAAGAGAGAGCGGAGTATGATATGACCATGGGATATTATACGACAGAGTATAATGAGGAGGGGGAGTATGTAGGCGGGAAGGTCTTTCCGGGTGGTGATATCGATCCGAAGATAGGCGTATGCACGGACGTGGTGATAAGAGCATTGAGAAAGGGAAGCGTCGTGGACCTGCAGGAGGCATTGAACAAGGACATAAGGGCAAGCTGGTCGGACTACCCGATGAAGAAGTGGAACGCAAAGAAACCCGATCCCAATATAGACCACCGGCGCGTACCGAATTTAGAGGTATGGCTGGGAAAGAACTGGGATGAACTTCCTGCAACTTATAATAGTGAGGATTACCAGCCGGGAGACATAGTGGTGTGGGATCTAAACCAGGACGGAACGCATGATCATATCGGAATAGTCTCGGATAAGATCGTCAACGGAAGGATATACATAATACATAATTTCCCAAGTCCAGGGTACGTGGCGGAAGAGGACGTGCTGGATGCGTGGGAAGTAGCAGGACATTACAGAATAAAATAA
- a CDS encoding nitroreductase family protein, which translates to MELQEAILNRRTTNTKFADKKVSPEHIELLIRMASFAPSHFNSQPWRFIVIEDEDTISRIGKIAGNSMVQLMEEGTFWKKYEKYFRITKEEIENSKDGIHIDHFPKMLKPFAKQIMSEKGGKLMAKLKIPKILGKDEEELVASSPILFVILLNKEEYIPGALSGFYSTISMGAVIQNLWLVTTDIGMGMQFVSTPGEIPEKWKEISEMLNVPGDHELAAVFRMGYKEEGIKRPTIDWKSAQRKAPEDLAFKNKWGNSLKD; encoded by the coding sequence ATGGAATTACAGGAAGCAATATTAAACAGGCGGACGACGAATACGAAGTTCGCCGATAAGAAAGTATCACCGGAGCATATCGAGCTTCTCATCCGGATGGCGTCGTTTGCGCCGAGCCATTTTAATTCGCAACCGTGGAGATTTATTGTTATCGAGGACGAGGACACTATCTCACGAATCGGAAAGATAGCGGGCAACAGCATGGTGCAGTTAATGGAGGAAGGGACATTCTGGAAAAAGTACGAGAAGTATTTCAGGATCACGAAAGAGGAAATAGAAAACTCTAAGGACGGGATACACATAGACCACTTCCCAAAGATGCTGAAGCCCTTCGCAAAGCAAATAATGAGCGAGAAAGGCGGGAAATTGATGGCAAAGCTAAAGATACCGAAGATACTGGGCAAGGATGAAGAGGAGCTTGTTGCGTCGTCGCCGATACTATTCGTGATATTACTGAACAAGGAGGAGTACATACCGGGAGCGCTGTCGGGATTTTACTCGACGATATCCATGGGCGCGGTGATACAAAATCTGTGGCTGGTTACGACGGACATTGGGATGGGAATGCAATTCGTGTCCACGCCGGGGGAGATACCGGAGAAATGGAAAGAGATATCGGAGATGCTGAACGTACCGGGTGATCATGAACTGGCAGCGGTATTCAGGATGGGATATAAGGAAGAGGGAATCAAGCGTCCGACGATAGATTGGAAGTCAGCACAGAGGAAGGCACCGGAGGATCTTGCATTCAAGAACAAATGGGGAAATTCACTTAAAGATTGA
- a CDS encoding TetR family transcriptional regulator: MKRTKEEAKETKLKLQKTALALFIEQGYDNTTLNRIAVKAGVTKGAIYWHFKDKAAILDDIIEYYDRSAELLLPQILNLKESPLTKIKILVYGNVPEFSSKAKIRNFYRLRMEIANHYKKRGGQPYAFTFLEEVAKLFNEAKRLGEVKDNVDQNTASLTMSVMISGTYFKYGMDEAFFDHVESHTSIMDSYFDLVSTEKGKQNTRDFREITEKKVPQLYNNLKKNETQN; this comes from the coding sequence TTGAAGCGTACAAAAGAGGAAGCAAAAGAGACGAAGCTAAAACTGCAAAAGACTGCGCTTGCTCTCTTTATAGAACAGGGTTACGATAACACAACCCTCAATAGGATAGCAGTAAAAGCCGGAGTAACAAAGGGGGCTATATACTGGCATTTCAAAGACAAGGCGGCAATTCTCGATGATATTATAGAATACTATGACAGGTCAGCTGAGCTCCTTCTTCCCCAGATATTAAACCTGAAAGAAAGCCCGCTAACAAAGATCAAGATCCTTGTATATGGAAATGTACCTGAGTTTTCAAGCAAGGCAAAGATCCGAAATTTTTACAGATTGCGGATGGAAATTGCAAATCATTATAAGAAGCGAGGAGGTCAGCCATATGCCTTCACGTTCCTCGAAGAGGTAGCAAAGTTATTTAATGAAGCTAAGAGACTCGGGGAAGTGAAAGATAACGTCGATCAGAACACTGCATCGCTGACGATGTCGGTAATGATCTCAGGTACATATTTTAAGTATGGCATGGATGAAGCTTTTTTTGATCACGTTGAAAGTCACACTTCAATAATGGACAGTTATTTTGATCTGGTATCAACAGAAAAGGGCAAACAAAATACAAGGGACTTTAGAGAAATCACGGAAAAGAAGGTTCCACAATTATACAATAACTTAAAGAAAAATGAGACACAAAATTAA
- a CDS encoding T9SS type A sorting domain-containing protein, with amino-acid sequence MKTLFTTVLFVLIAFGTAGAQWTPQTSGTTSLLYSVSAVDNNVVWACGAAGTVVRTTDGGATWTNVSAAPVTGDLYNVFAIDVSNALVTNSGASATVWKTTNGGATWDQVFVQSGGFINVIEIGAGGTGFMEGDPVGGRWSLWKTTDSGTSWDSTGMYLPQAGSEAGWNNSVYMTGTSIWFGTSNSRIYSSVNGGLTWTAQSTSQANSYSVFFSGLVGLAGGTDGMKTTNGGLNWSAQTISGSGNINGIAASLSTFWAIRGTNVYKSTDDGATWTTDYTATGALSDLAIARSGNRLWAVGATGGIYMSEGLLSVDPISSNLPERYSLSQNYPNPFNPTSKIRFDISKADFVTLKVYNTLGQEVTKLVNENLQPGTYEVTFDGAGLNSGIYFYTIKAGDFVETKKMMLVK; translated from the coding sequence ATGAAGACACTATTTACGACGGTCTTATTCGTATTAATTGCGTTTGGGACTGCAGGAGCACAATGGACTCCTCAAACATCCGGTACTACCAGCCTGCTATACTCAGTCTCTGCAGTAGACAATAATGTAGTCTGGGCATGCGGCGCCGCGGGAACAGTAGTAAGAACAACCGATGGCGGTGCAACATGGACAAACGTCAGTGCAGCACCTGTTACCGGTGATCTTTACAATGTTTTCGCAATCGACGTGAGCAACGCGCTTGTAACAAATTCAGGAGCAAGTGCAACCGTTTGGAAAACCACCAATGGCGGCGCAACATGGGACCAGGTATTTGTTCAGTCCGGCGGATTCATCAATGTCATCGAGATCGGTGCCGGCGGTACAGGATTTATGGAAGGCGACCCTGTTGGCGGAAGATGGTCACTCTGGAAAACTACTGACTCAGGAACAAGCTGGGATTCTACCGGAATGTATCTTCCTCAGGCAGGAAGTGAAGCAGGTTGGAACAATTCAGTTTACATGACCGGAACCAGCATCTGGTTTGGTACAAGTAACAGCAGAATTTATAGTTCCGTAAACGGAGGACTGACATGGACTGCACAATCCACCTCGCAGGCTAACTCATACTCAGTTTTCTTTAGCGGTTTAGTAGGTTTAGCCGGCGGTACCGATGGTATGAAGACAACAAACGGCGGTTTAAACTGGTCAGCACAAACAATATCAGGATCGGGAAATATCAATGGTATTGCCGCATCACTTTCGACCTTCTGGGCAATCAGAGGAACCAATGTCTATAAGTCTACCGATGATGGTGCGACATGGACAACCGATTATACTGCAACAGGAGCATTAAGCGATCTCGCAATTGCAAGATCAGGAAACAGGCTCTGGGCAGTAGGAGCTACAGGAGGTATCTATATGTCGGAAGGACTGCTTTCAGTAGATCCTATTTCATCGAATTTACCTGAAAGATATTCTCTTTCACAGAACTATCCGAACCCATTCAATCCAACATCGAAGATAAGGTTCGATATTTCAAAGGCAGATTTTGTAACTCTAAAAGTATATAATACTCTTGGGCAGGAAGTAACCAAGCTGGTAAATGAGAACTTGCAACCGGGAACATACGAGGTAACGTTCGACGGAGCGGGACTAAACTCAGGAATATATTTCTACACGATCAAGGCAGGCGATTTCGTCGAGACGAAAAAGATGATGCTTGTGAAGTAG
- a CDS encoding HdeD family acid-resistance protein encodes MNTSLYKNWWALTIKGVLAIIFGLMIFFAPGMGAVALAYYFGFLVIFTGFFMIFAAFAHKSVNQNWGWWLFEGILDIILGVIVISYPLMSIAIFILFVGVWAIFMGISQVISFFTVSASGKWLFLLSGVISTIFGILLILNPLLGAVSLTMLIGAFLLVYGVFAVSLSFKIKGLTAQTQPA; translated from the coding sequence ATGAACACATCACTATACAAGAATTGGTGGGCATTAACCATCAAAGGTGTTCTGGCTATAATTTTTGGATTAATGATCTTTTTTGCACCTGGAATGGGCGCAGTAGCATTAGCGTATTACTTCGGTTTCCTTGTTATCTTTACCGGGTTCTTTATGATCTTTGCCGCATTTGCTCACAAATCAGTAAATCAAAACTGGGGATGGTGGCTTTTCGAAGGCATTCTTGATATAATACTTGGAGTAATAGTAATATCATATCCATTAATGTCTATAGCCATATTCATACTTTTTGTCGGAGTTTGGGCTATCTTTATGGGTATCTCCCAGGTAATAAGTTTCTTCACGGTATCAGCGAGCGGAAAGTGGCTCTTTCTTTTAAGCGGGGTTATCTCGACGATCTTCGGGATTTTATTGATCTTAAATCCGCTTCTGGGTGCGGTATCACTTACAATGTTAATAGGGGCTTTCCTCCTAGTCTATGGTGTGTTTGCAGTTTCGCTGTCATTTAAAATTAAGGGTCTAACCGCACAAACACAGCCGGCTTAA
- a CDS encoding peptidase M61: MRKLLIILFLCISMGSLHAQEIQQDESYHFFLDLNNIKNDQAFVEAITPTVSSESIVFYFPKVIPGTYRIADFGRFISDVKAFAKDGGELPVEKIETNGWRIDNAQSLYKITYTVDDTYDTDIKEDPIFKMGGTDIEEGKVYLVNTHGFFGYLQDMKDKEYVVEIKHPEGFYGATGMIPASNDNNTDVFITESYNRLVDSPIMYTRPDTTVMEVGGANVLVSVYSPTGSVQSKYMAENFRKVLEAQKEYLGGTLPVDKYAFILYFQDLSDYDENDEANHELGAFAFGALEHSYSSVYYMPDAGQENIISNMLRISAHEFFHIVTPLSIHSEEIQYFDFNEPKMSEHLWMYEGVIEYFAHHVQVKYGIKSQEEFFNSMSEKIGSMLTQYDDNLPFTVMSKGSLDQYKDQYLNVYEKGAIIGMLLDIKLLQLSDGKYNLADMMKDLSKRYGKDRPFKDEELFGTIVELTYPEIGDFLNTYVAGSSPLPLKEVMAEVGIDYKEKGTRKDFTLGHVQFGFNPQTKRLVVADISNMDEFGKAMGYKQGDEVYSINGDVIPEQGIQQFFEDLFTTFKEGDKTEMVVMRDGKKVTLSATMIKTERPANNQLTPVENPTPQQLKLRNAWLGTN, encoded by the coding sequence ATGCGTAAATTATTAATTATTCTTTTCTTATGTATTTCTATGGGCAGTCTACATGCCCAGGAAATTCAGCAGGATGAAAGCTATCACTTCTTTCTCGACCTGAACAATATCAAAAATGACCAGGCATTCGTCGAGGCTATTACTCCTACAGTAAGCAGTGAATCGATCGTATTTTATTTTCCAAAGGTTATCCCCGGCACATACAGAATAGCGGATTTCGGCAGATTCATAAGCGATGTGAAAGCATTTGCAAAGGACGGAGGTGAACTGCCCGTAGAGAAGATAGAAACGAACGGTTGGAGGATAGACAACGCACAAAGTCTATACAAGATCACATACACAGTAGATGACACATATGATACGGATATAAAGGAAGACCCTATATTTAAAATGGGCGGTACCGACATCGAAGAAGGCAAGGTTTATCTTGTAAACACTCACGGATTTTTCGGATACCTGCAGGATATGAAGGACAAAGAATACGTAGTAGAGATAAAGCACCCGGAAGGGTTTTACGGAGCAACGGGTATGATACCCGCCAGCAATGACAACAACACGGATGTATTCATCACAGAAAGCTATAACAGGCTGGTCGATTCCCCTATAATGTACACTCGTCCCGATACGACAGTGATGGAAGTAGGAGGCGCAAACGTGCTTGTTTCGGTATATTCGCCAACCGGCTCCGTCCAGTCCAAATATATGGCTGAGAATTTCAGAAAAGTATTGGAAGCGCAAAAGGAGTATCTCGGCGGTACACTTCCTGTGGATAAGTACGCATTCATATTATACTTCCAGGATCTGAGCGACTATGATGAAAATGATGAAGCAAATCATGAACTTGGCGCATTTGCTTTCGGCGCGCTTGAACATTCTTATTCGTCCGTTTATTATATGCCGGACGCGGGACAGGAGAATATTATTTCAAACATGCTGAGAATATCCGCGCATGAGTTCTTTCATATTGTTACACCGCTCAGTATTCATTCGGAAGAGATACAATATTTTGATTTTAATGAACCGAAGATGTCCGAGCATCTGTGGATGTATGAGGGTGTAATAGAATACTTTGCTCATCATGTACAGGTAAAATACGGTATAAAATCGCAAGAAGAGTTTTTTAACTCAATGAGCGAAAAGATTGGTAGTATGCTAACACAATACGATGACAACCTTCCTTTCACAGTAATGAGTAAAGGAAGCCTCGACCAATACAAGGATCAATATCTCAACGTATATGAAAAGGGCGCAATAATCGGTATGCTACTTGATATAAAACTGCTTCAGCTCTCCGACGGTAAATATAACCTTGCAGATATGATGAAAGATCTTTCGAAGAGGTATGGTAAAGACAGGCCTTTTAAAGATGAAGAGCTATTCGGAACTATAGTAGAGCTAACATATCCTGAGATCGGCGATTTCTTAAACACATATGTTGCAGGCTCATCCCCGCTTCCACTCAAAGAAGTAATGGCAGAGGTCGGTATAGATTACAAAGAGAAAGGGACAAGGAAAGATTTTACTCTTGGTCACGTTCAGTTCGGATTTAACCCGCAGACCAAACGCCTGGTGGTAGCCGATATTTCCAATATGGATGAGTTTGGAAAGGCAATGGGATATAAACAGGGCGACGAAGTATATAGTATAAATGGCGACGTAATACCGGAGCAGGGCATACAGCAATTTTTTGAAGACCTGTTCACTACCTTTAAAGAAGGTGATAAGACTGAAATGGTAGTAATGAGGGACGGTAAAAAGGTTACTCTCTCCGCCACTATGATAAAGACGGAACGTCCGGCAAACAATCAATTAACCCCGGTGGAAAACCCAACTCCCCAGCAATTGAAGCTAAGAAATGCATGGCTGGGCACGAATTAA
- a CDS encoding T9SS type A sorting domain-containing protein, whose amino-acid sequence MKTILLVFLACIIASVSNAQWVKQTSGTTQTLYSVSATTGGGAWACGTAGTVLHSDNYGGTWNSAGSSLFAALDLYNICSLSEFTALVTGSNGTGTFVYRTSNSGANWTQVFSQTGGFMNVININPLTGKGFMEGDPVGGRWSLWKTTDYGVTWDSGGLYLQQAGSEAGWNNSGSFNGNNEFFFGTNNSRVYRTTNEGLSWSAQTTPEANSYSLFVNFDNGVGLSGGTGLMRTTNSGNNWSTQSSPGTGNVLGMTGAENKFWFVRQGESIYSSNFGGTSWITDTTVTGAQFLAMGVVLAIITDDPNGGGLYYQWAVGNTGNIYRSDFSLGITPVSSNTPERYSLSQNYPNPFNPSSKIKFDISKADFVTLKVYNTLGQEVTKLVNENLQPGTYEVTFDGAGLNSGIYFYTIKAGDFVETKKMMLVK is encoded by the coding sequence ATGAAGACAATTCTATTGGTTTTTCTTGCATGCATTATAGCGTCTGTTTCAAATGCACAATGGGTAAAACAGACATCCGGAACTACTCAAACACTGTATTCGGTATCCGCCACAACCGGTGGCGGCGCATGGGCTTGCGGTACAGCCGGCACTGTACTACATTCCGACAACTATGGTGGTACCTGGAATAGCGCCGGGAGCAGTTTGTTTGCAGCACTAGATCTGTATAACATATGCAGTTTAAGTGAATTCACAGCACTGGTAACAGGATCAAACGGGACAGGAACATTTGTTTATCGAACATCAAACTCGGGAGCAAACTGGACCCAGGTATTTTCGCAGACGGGAGGATTTATGAATGTTATAAACATAAACCCTCTGACGGGGAAAGGATTTATGGAGGGTGACCCGGTGGGAGGCAGATGGTCACTGTGGAAGACAACCGATTATGGTGTGACATGGGATTCAGGCGGACTATATTTGCAACAAGCAGGAAGTGAAGCAGGTTGGAATAACTCAGGATCGTTTAACGGTAACAATGAATTTTTCTTTGGTACAAATAACAGCCGGGTATATCGAACAACCAACGAAGGACTTTCCTGGTCTGCCCAAACCACACCTGAGGCAAACAGTTATTCACTCTTTGTAAATTTTGACAACGGAGTAGGTCTTTCAGGTGGAACCGGATTAATGCGAACCACAAACAGCGGGAACAACTGGAGCACACAGTCATCACCGGGAACAGGAAATGTTTTGGGAATGACAGGAGCAGAAAATAAGTTCTGGTTTGTAAGACAGGGTGAAAGCATTTACAGCTCGAACTTCGGCGGAACTTCGTGGATAACAGATACAACCGTAACAGGAGCACAGTTTTTGGCAATGGGAGTAGTGTTGGCAATAATAACCGATGATCCAAATGGAGGTGGATTATACTATCAATGGGCTGTTGGAAACACTGGAAATATTTACAGAAGTGACTTTTCATTGGGAATTACACCAGTTTCTTCGAATACTCCCGAGCGGTACTCACTTTCACAGAACTATCCTAACCCGTTCAACCCCTCATCAAAGATCAAGTTCGATATTTCAAAGGCAGATTTTGTAACTCTAAAAGTATATAATACTCTTGGGCAGGAAGTAACCAAGCTGGTAAATGAGAACCTGCAACCGGGAACATACGAGGTAACGTTCGACGGAGCGGGACTGAATTCAGGAATATATTTCTACACGATCAAGGCAGGCGATTTCGTCGAGACGAAAAAGATGATGCTTGTGAAGTAG
- a CDS encoding SMP-30/gluconolactonase/LRE family protein: MRHKIKLCLLLVMMMSAAQTSTGQVVETLVGNLGGRPEALAVAPDGSIYTPMPQLAKVVRITMDGLFSTVIISISLPEGGGFDSQGNYYVSAFNPGTIGKLTPDNIYTPAFATGFSGPTGIIMDTSKGFLYLANYNSNSVSKVNLSDSSTTFFTSSGLINGPDGFAFDDEGNLYLANFNNSAINKISSTGVVSHFVTFPGTGIGYITFAKGSIYVAGLGNNKIYKVTPQGDTSTVAGTGQTGYLDGPALSAQFNRPNGIAASITGDTIFIGDTFNQKIRMLILSGVGINTINSSIPERFSLRQNYPNPFNPSTEIVFSIPVKSNVSLKIYNTNGQEMKTLVEETVRPGNYKVTYTSEGLPSGVYFYSLKADGYSETKKMILVK, from the coding sequence ATGAGACACAAAATTAAACTTTGTTTACTGCTAGTCATGATGATGTCTGCCGCCCAGACATCAACCGGACAGGTAGTAGAGACTCTCGTCGGTAATCTCGGCGGGAGGCCGGAGGCGCTCGCTGTAGCCCCGGACGGCAGTATCTATACACCCATGCCCCAACTGGCAAAGGTAGTGCGCATAACCATGGATGGGTTATTCTCGACTGTTATTATCAGTATATCCCTTCCGGAGGGAGGCGGCTTCGATAGTCAGGGTAATTATTATGTTTCCGCATTTAACCCGGGGACGATAGGAAAGCTAACACCGGATAATATATATACGCCTGCATTTGCAACGGGTTTTTCGGGTCCGACAGGAATAATAATGGATACGAGTAAAGGTTTCCTCTATCTAGCAAACTATAATTCCAACTCGGTTAGTAAGGTCAATCTATCGGATAGCTCAACTACATTTTTTACATCTTCAGGATTGATCAACGGTCCGGATGGATTTGCATTCGATGATGAAGGCAATCTATACCTGGCGAATTTTAATAACTCGGCGATAAATAAGATCAGCAGTACTGGCGTTGTATCACACTTTGTTACTTTTCCGGGAACCGGTATCGGGTACATTACATTCGCAAAGGGTAGCATATATGTAGCGGGGTTAGGTAATAATAAAATATACAAAGTAACCCCCCAAGGCGATACGAGCACAGTTGCCGGAACGGGACAGACGGGATATTTAGACGGACCGGCTTTAAGCGCGCAATTTAACAGACCCAATGGTATAGCAGCGAGTATTACGGGTGATACGATCTTTATTGGGGACACGTTTAACCAAAAGATAAGAATGCTTATACTATCGGGTGTAGGTATAAATACGATCAACTCCTCCATACCCGAAAGATTTTCTCTGCGACAGAATTATCCAAATCCATTTAACCCTTCGACGGAAATCGTATTTTCTATTCCTGTAAAATCTAATGTAAGCTTAAAAATATACAACACAAACGGACAGGAAATGAAAACACTCGTAGAAGAAACCGTCCGCCCGGGTAACTATAAAGTAACATATACCTCAGAGGGACTTCCGAGCGGTGTTTATTTTTACAGCCTAAAAGCAGATGGGTATTCGGAAACAAAAAAGATGATACTGGTAAAATGA